One genomic region from Candidatus Rokuibacteriota bacterium encodes:
- a CDS encoding GDP-mannose 4,6-dehydratase yields MARRAGRSFQRVLITGIGGSGGSYLAEHIVDSHPEVEVHGLLRWHSTTRNNLARIIERVTVHEADLRDFGSTLVVLREVKPDAVFHLAAHANVRASFVTPAAVLADNILGTDHLLEAVRLLGLDPTIQLCSTSEVYGVVDPSRVPIDEETPMRPASPYAVSKAAQDMLGWSYFRSYGMRIIRTRMFTYLNPRRADLFATSFARQVVRIERGHQAELRHGNLDSVRTMLDVRDAMRAYWEALCHCEPGEAYNIGGTTTMTVGEVLDRLVALARVPIPTRLDERLLRPADVTLQIPNVDKFVKATGWQPRHSFEESLAQLLEHSRAEVV; encoded by the coding sequence ATGGCGCGGCGGGCGGGGCGGTCGTTCCAGCGGGTGCTCATCACCGGCATCGGCGGCTCCGGCGGCTCCTACCTCGCCGAGCACATCGTCGACAGCCACCCGGAGGTCGAGGTCCACGGGCTGCTCAGGTGGCACAGCACCACGCGGAACAACCTCGCCCGGATCATCGAGCGAGTCACCGTGCACGAGGCGGACCTCCGGGACTTCGGCTCCACCCTCGTCGTGCTCCGCGAGGTGAAGCCCGACGCGGTCTTCCACCTGGCTGCCCACGCCAACGTGCGGGCGTCCTTCGTCACGCCGGCTGCTGTGCTCGCCGACAACATCCTGGGAACGGATCACCTCCTCGAGGCCGTGCGCCTCCTGGGGCTCGACCCGACGATCCAGCTCTGCAGCACCTCCGAGGTCTACGGGGTGGTGGATCCCTCGCGCGTGCCCATCGACGAGGAGACACCCATGCGCCCGGCGAGCCCCTATGCCGTGTCCAAGGCGGCGCAGGACATGCTCGGCTGGAGCTACTTCAGGAGTTACGGCATGCGCATCATCCGCACGCGCATGTTCACCTACCTGAACCCGCGGCGCGCGGACCTCTTCGCCACCTCCTTCGCGCGCCAGGTGGTGCGCATCGAGCGGGGGCACCAGGCGGAGCTCCGGCACGGCAATCTGGACTCCGTCCGCACCATGCTCGACGTGCGGGATGCCATGCGCGCGTACTGGGAGGCGCTCTGCCACTGCGAGCCGGGCGAGGCCTACAACATCGGTGGCACGACCACCATGACGGTGGGGGAGGTCCTGGACCGGCTCGTGGCGCTGGCCAGGGTGCCGATCCCGACGCGGCTCGACGAGCGCCTGCTGCGGCCGGCGGATGTGACGCTGCAGATCCCGAACGTAGACAAGTTCGTCAAGGCCACGGGCTGGCAGCCGCGCCACAGCTTCGAGGAGAGCCTGGCGCAGCTGCTCGAGCACTCGCGGGCCGAGGTTGTTTAG